One stretch of Streptomyces hygroscopicus DNA includes these proteins:
- a CDS encoding magnesium chelatase, which produces MTTTYPFSAIVGMDGLRLALLLNAVSPAVGGVLVRGEKGTAKSTAVRAIAALLPAVDVVAGCRFSCDPAAPDPSCPDGPHEPDTGEARPARMVELPVGASEDRLVGALDIERALSDGVKAFEPGLLADAHRGVLYVDEVNLLHDHLIDLLLDAAAMGASYVEREGVSVRHAARFLLVGTMNPEEGELRPQLLDRFGLTVEVAASRDTDERVEVVRRRLAYDEDPEGFAARWAADEDALRERIAAARALLPRVGLGDRALRQIAAVCAGFEVDGMRADIVTARTATALAAWADRTDVRTEDVRGAALLSLPHRRRRAPFDAPGLDEGKLDEILRQFEEDEPEPDPDPGPGPEGPDSPDDGPDGPGGPENPGGGPQKDTGDGAGEQAPPAAPEPSVPDQRTGEHETADRETDSARADGDDGAGEADEGTGGAGGERAAVGAAEPFRTRRLDVPGLGEGAAGRRSRARSAHGRTTGARRPRGTLSALHLTATVRAAAPHQRARGRRGPGLLVRRDDLREAVREGREGNLVLFVVDASGSMAARTRMSAIKGAVLSLLLDAYQRRDKVGLITFRGADAELALPPTSSVDAAAVRLERLPTGGRTPLAAGLLKAREVLRVERLRDPSRRPLLVVVTDGRATEAKRAGGPTPVERAGRAARMLAGDGVASVVVDCESGPVRLGLAGALARELRATPVTLDELRADSVTALVRDVRTVSNPRRAA; this is translated from the coding sequence GTGACCACCACCTACCCCTTCAGCGCGATCGTCGGCATGGACGGTCTGCGGCTCGCCCTGCTCCTCAACGCCGTCTCCCCCGCCGTGGGCGGCGTTCTGGTGCGCGGGGAGAAGGGCACGGCCAAGAGCACCGCCGTAAGAGCGATCGCGGCGCTGCTGCCCGCGGTCGACGTGGTGGCCGGGTGCCGGTTCTCCTGCGATCCGGCCGCGCCCGACCCGTCCTGCCCGGACGGCCCTCATGAGCCGGACACCGGCGAGGCGCGTCCCGCGCGGATGGTCGAACTGCCCGTCGGCGCCTCCGAGGACCGCCTGGTCGGCGCCCTCGACATCGAGCGGGCGCTGTCGGACGGGGTGAAGGCGTTCGAGCCCGGACTGCTCGCGGACGCCCACCGCGGGGTGCTCTACGTCGACGAGGTCAACCTGCTCCACGACCATCTGATCGACCTGCTGCTCGACGCGGCCGCCATGGGCGCCTCCTACGTGGAGCGCGAGGGGGTGTCCGTACGGCATGCGGCGCGCTTCCTGCTGGTGGGCACCATGAACCCGGAAGAGGGCGAGCTGCGGCCGCAGTTGCTGGACCGCTTCGGTCTCACAGTGGAGGTCGCGGCGTCCCGGGACACCGATGAGCGGGTCGAGGTGGTGCGGCGGCGGCTGGCGTACGACGAGGACCCCGAGGGGTTCGCGGCGCGCTGGGCGGCGGACGAGGACGCGCTGAGGGAGCGCATCGCGGCGGCGCGCGCCCTGCTGCCGCGGGTGGGGCTGGGCGATCGCGCGCTGCGGCAGATCGCGGCGGTGTGCGCCGGGTTCGAGGTGGACGGGATGCGCGCGGACATCGTGACGGCCCGTACGGCGACCGCGCTGGCCGCCTGGGCGGACCGCACCGATGTGCGGACCGAGGACGTACGGGGGGCGGCGCTGCTGTCGCTCCCCCACCGCCGGCGGCGGGCTCCGTTCGACGCGCCGGGGCTCGACGAGGGCAAACTCGACGAGATCCTCCGGCAGTTCGAGGAGGACGAGCCGGAGCCGGATCCGGACCCGGGCCCGGGCCCGGAGGGCCCCGACAGCCCGGACGACGGGCCGGACGGCCCGGGCGGCCCCGAGAACCCCGGAGGCGGGCCCCAGAAGGACACGGGCGACGGGGCCGGGGAGCAGGCGCCGCCCGCCGCGCCCGAGCCGTCCGTCCCCGACCAGCGCACCGGTGAGCACGAGACGGCCGACCGCGAGACCGACTCCGCCCGGGCCGATGGCGACGACGGGGCGGGGGAAGCGGACGAAGGTACCGGCGGAGCCGGCGGTGAGCGGGCGGCCGTGGGCGCCGCCGAGCCGTTCCGCACCCGGCGGCTCGACGTCCCCGGTCTGGGCGAGGGCGCGGCCGGGCGTCGGTCGCGCGCCCGCAGCGCGCACGGCCGCACCACCGGAGCCCGCCGCCCGCGGGGGACGCTCTCCGCGCTGCATCTGACGGCGACCGTCCGGGCGGCCGCCCCGCATCAGCGGGCGCGCGGGCGGCGCGGTCCCGGGCTCCTGGTGCGCCGGGACGATCTGCGCGAGGCGGTGCGCGAGGGCCGGGAGGGCAATCTCGTGCTGTTCGTGGTGGACGCGTCGGGCTCGATGGCCGCGCGGACACGGATGAGCGCGATCAAGGGCGCGGTGCTGTCACTGCTGCTGGACGCCTACCAGCGGCGGGACAAGGTCGGGCTGATCACCTTCCGGGGCGCGGACGCCGAGTTGGCGCTGCCGCCCACCTCGTCGGTGGACGCGGCGGCCGTGCGGCTGGAGCGGCTGCCGACCGGCGGCCGTACGCCGCTGGCGGCCGGGCTGTTGAAGGCCCGGGAGGTGCTGCGGGTGGAGCGGCTGCGGGATCCCTCACGCCGTCCGCTGCTGGTCGTGGTGACCGACGGACGGGCCACGGAGGCAAAGCGGGCCGGCGGGCCCACGCCGGTCGAGCGGGCCGGGCGCGCGGCGCGGATGCTCGCGGGCGACGGGGTCGCCTCGGTGGTCGTGGACTGCGAGTCGGGGCCGGTGCGGCTGGGGCTGGCGGGCGCGCTCGCCCGCGAACTGCGGGCCACGCCGGTGACGCTCGACGAGCTGCGCGCGGACAGCGTGACCGCGCTGGTGCGCGATGTACGAACCGTATCGAACCCTCGGAGGGCCGCCTGA
- a CDS encoding cobinamide adenolsyltransferase: MPQGQPTVVPDDGLTTRQRRNRPLVFVHTGQGKGKSTAAFGLALRAWNQNWPVGVFQFVKSAKWRVGEERALRVLGDSGEGGTVAWHKMGEGWSWVQRDMASSEEAAREGWEQVKRDLAAETYRLYVLDEFAYPMHWGWVDPDEVVSVLRDRPGTQHVVITGRNAPAQLVDFADLVTDMSKVKHPMDTGQKGQRGIEW, from the coding sequence ATGCCGCAAGGACAACCGACCGTCGTCCCGGACGACGGGCTGACCACCCGCCAGCGCCGCAACCGTCCGCTCGTGTTCGTCCACACCGGTCAGGGCAAGGGCAAGTCGACCGCGGCGTTCGGGCTGGCGCTGCGGGCATGGAACCAAAACTGGCCGGTCGGTGTATTCCAATTTGTAAAGTCCGCGAAATGGCGGGTCGGTGAGGAGCGCGCCCTGCGCGTCCTCGGCGACTCGGGCGAAGGGGGGACCGTCGCATGGCACAAGATGGGCGAGGGCTGGTCGTGGGTCCAGCGCGACATGGCTTCCAGCGAGGAGGCCGCACGCGAGGGCTGGGAGCAGGTCAAGCGCGATCTCGCGGCGGAGACATACCGGCTCTATGTGCTGGACGAATTCGCGTATCCGATGCACTGGGGCTGGGTGGACCCCGACGAGGTGGTGTCGGTGCTGCGGGACCGGCCCGGGACGCAGCACGTCGTCATCACGGGGCGTAACGCACCGGCGCAGCTGGTGGACTTCGCCGACCTGGTCACCGACATGTCCAAGGTCAAGCATCCGATGGACACCGGTCAGAAGGGCCAGCGAGGCATCGAGTGGTGA
- a CDS encoding cobyrinic acid a,c-diamide synthase, with protein sequence MVSVPRLVIAAPASGSGKTTVTAGLMAAFAERGLDVSPHKVGPDYIDPGYHALAISSAASSAGRSRAGGARPGRNLDAYLCGPQRIAPLFLHGAAGCDLALVEGVMGLFDGAAGQGELASTAHVAKLLRAPVVLVVDASSQSRSVAALVHGFASWDPEVRVAGVILNKVGSDRHEAMLREALEGCGVPVFGALRRTREVRAPSRHLGLVPVAERQAEAVDSAAALAARVREGCDLDGLLALARSAPPLSEPVWDPVEEMRRAVEAVPGAGGRGGRAARPVVAVAGGAAFTFSYAEHTELLTAAGARVVPFDPLRDEHLPEGTGGLVIGGGFPEVYAPELSANEPLRAAVAKLAASGAPIAAECAGLLYLAHSLDGEPMCGVLTAEARMSERLTLGYREAVAISDTALAAAGTRVRGHEFHRTTIVPGAGAEPAWGLVHPERRTEGFAQGNVHASYLHVHWASVPGAAARFADRCVSPAG encoded by the coding sequence GTGGTGAGTGTCCCGCGTCTGGTGATCGCGGCGCCCGCCTCCGGCAGCGGGAAGACGACGGTCACCGCGGGGCTCATGGCCGCCTTCGCGGAGCGCGGTCTGGACGTGTCCCCGCACAAGGTCGGCCCGGACTACATCGACCCTGGCTATCACGCGCTCGCGATCTCCTCGGCCGCCTCCTCGGCCGGGCGGTCCCGGGCCGGGGGCGCGCGCCCGGGCCGGAATCTGGACGCCTATCTGTGCGGCCCGCAGCGGATCGCCCCGCTGTTCCTGCATGGGGCGGCGGGCTGCGATCTGGCCCTGGTCGAAGGGGTGATGGGGCTGTTCGACGGGGCGGCCGGACAGGGCGAGCTGGCCTCGACGGCGCATGTGGCCAAGCTGCTGCGGGCGCCGGTGGTGCTGGTCGTGGACGCGTCGTCGCAGTCGCGGTCGGTGGCCGCGCTGGTGCATGGCTTCGCGTCCTGGGACCCCGAGGTGCGGGTCGCGGGGGTGATCCTCAACAAGGTCGGTTCGGACCGCCACGAGGCGATGCTGCGCGAGGCGCTGGAGGGGTGCGGAGTGCCGGTGTTCGGCGCGCTGCGCCGGACGCGGGAGGTGCGGGCGCCGAGCCGCCACCTGGGTCTGGTGCCGGTGGCCGAGCGCCAGGCGGAGGCGGTCGATTCGGCGGCCGCGCTGGCCGCCCGGGTGCGGGAGGGCTGCGATCTCGACGGGCTGCTGGCGCTTGCGCGCAGCGCACCGCCCCTGTCCGAGCCGGTCTGGGATCCGGTGGAGGAGATGCGCCGGGCGGTGGAGGCCGTCCCCGGTGCCGGGGGCCGGGGAGGGCGCGCGGCGCGGCCGGTGGTCGCCGTGGCCGGCGGGGCCGCGTTCACCTTCTCGTACGCGGAGCACACCGAGCTGCTCACGGCGGCCGGGGCGCGGGTCGTCCCCTTCGATCCGCTGCGGGACGAGCACCTCCCGGAAGGCACCGGCGGTCTGGTGATCGGCGGCGGGTTCCCGGAGGTCTACGCCCCCGAGCTGTCCGCGAACGAGCCGCTCCGGGCAGCCGTCGCAAAGCTCGCCGCGTCCGGCGCGCCCATCGCCGCCGAATGTGCCGGACTGCTGTATCTGGCGCACTCGCTGGACGGAGAGCCGATGTGCGGGGTGCTGACCGCCGAGGCACGGATGTCGGAACGTCTGACGCTGGGCTACCGTGAGGCCGTGGCCATCTCCGACACCGCACTCGCCGCCGCGGGGACGCGGGTGCGCGGCCATGAGTTCCACCGCACGACCATCGTGCCCGGAGCGGGGGCGGAGCCCGCCTGGGGGCTTGTCCACCCGGAGCGTCGTACCGAAGGGTTCGCACAGGGAAATGTGCATGCCTCCTATCTGCATGTGCACTGGGCCTCGGTGCCAGGGGCGGCGGCCCGGTTCGCCGACAGATGTGTGTCCCCTGCCGGTTGA
- a CDS encoding cobalamin biosynthesis protein CbiG: MEVIGRGTACPLPGAPLVVGVGASRGVSVGEVIGLVETTLAEAGLSPRGVAELATVEAKAGEAGLLTAAERLGVPLCGYPAAALAAVEVPNPSAAALIAVGTAGVAEAAALLAAGPGGELLVAKRKSAPHGRPGMATCAVARRPTAVKSGQGGQRRPAVDRPDAGQ; the protein is encoded by the coding sequence GTGGAGGTCATCGGCCGGGGCACGGCGTGTCCCCTGCCCGGGGCACCGCTTGTCGTCGGAGTCGGGGCCAGCCGGGGTGTGTCCGTCGGCGAGGTGATCGGGCTGGTGGAGACGACCCTGGCGGAGGCGGGCCTTTCACCGCGCGGCGTGGCCGAGTTGGCGACCGTGGAGGCCAAGGCCGGGGAGGCCGGGCTGCTGACGGCGGCCGAGCGGCTGGGGGTGCCCCTGTGCGGATACCCGGCGGCGGCGCTGGCCGCGGTGGAGGTGCCGAACCCGTCCGCGGCGGCGCTCATCGCCGTGGGCACGGCCGGGGTCGCCGAGGCGGCCGCGCTGCTGGCCGCCGGACCTGGCGGCGAACTCCTGGTCGCCAAGCGGAAGTCCGCGCCGCACGGCCGCCCCGGGATGGCCACCTGCGCCGTCGCTCGCCGCCCAACGGCGGTCAAATCCGGGCAGGGCGGGCAGCGAAGACCTGCCGTCGACCGTCCCGACGCAGGTCAGTAA
- a CDS encoding cobalamin biosynthesis protein CbiX yields MTTPPALLLAGIGTRDERHATAFHAFVRELAARHPDLPVAGGLTGPGSHPLSDAVTRLVGEGVDRFAVVPLTLIPAAPPRDGIAAALAQEAERHADASFASARPLGPHPTLLSVLERRLDEALGNRPRLPSDRAETTVLLVGDGSPLPEANAEVHRAARLLWEGRGFAGVEVAFSSLAAPDVASGLDRCAKLGATRVVVLPYFLFAGDTLERVRQQAEGWGLAYPEVEVVSADVIGSAKELADLVMERYEEVADTAGRAGFGDEAHAFAHPDTHADVH; encoded by the coding sequence GTGACGACCCCGCCCGCCCTGCTCCTCGCAGGCATCGGCACGCGAGACGAAAGGCATGCCACCGCCTTTCACGCATTCGTAAGGGAGTTGGCCGCACGCCACCCGGATCTGCCCGTGGCGGGTGGCCTCACCGGACCGGGCAGCCACCCGCTGTCCGATGCGGTCACCCGGCTCGTCGGCGAGGGAGTGGACCGCTTCGCGGTCGTCCCGCTGACGCTGATCCCGGCGGCTCCCCCGAGAGACGGCATCGCCGCCGCGCTGGCCCAGGAGGCGGAGCGGCATGCCGATGCCTCGTTCGCCTCCGCCCGGCCGCTCGGCCCGCACCCCACGCTGCTGAGCGTGCTGGAGCGGCGGCTCGACGAGGCGCTGGGCAACCGGCCCCGGCTGCCCTCGGACCGCGCGGAGACCACCGTGCTGCTGGTGGGCGACGGTTCGCCGCTCCCCGAGGCCAACGCCGAGGTGCACCGTGCCGCCCGGCTGCTGTGGGAGGGCCGTGGCTTCGCGGGCGTCGAGGTGGCCTTCTCCTCGCTCGCCGCGCCGGATGTTGCCTCGGGCCTGGACCGCTGCGCCAAGCTGGGGGCCACTCGGGTCGTGGTGCTGCCGTACTTCCTGTTCGCCGGTGACACCCTGGAGCGGGTGCGGCAGCAGGCGGAGGGCTGGGGGCTCGCCTACCCCGAGGTCGAGGTGGTCTCCGCCGATGTCATCGGCTCGGCGAAGGAGTTGGCCGACCTCGTCATGGAGCGCTATGAGGAGGTGGCCGACACCGCCGGGCGCGCCGGGTTCGGCGATGAGGCCCATGCCTTCGCGCATCCCGATACCCACGCCGATGTCCACTGA
- a CDS encoding aminotransferase yields MSTDPSAGLPTSGSAAPAADGVSAGFDLRHHGDAEVRGADADLTDLAVNVRAGTPPDWLKARIAASLDGLAAYPDGRAAREAVAACHGLPVGRVLLTAGAAEAFVLLARAIAAQRPVVVHPQFTEPEAALRDAGHTVERVILDERSGFRLAPDAVPEDADLVVIGNPTNPTSVLHPADALAGLARPGRTLVVDEAFMDAVPGERESLADRTDVPGLVVLRSLTKTWGLAGLRIGYVLAEPDTVTALERVQPLWPVSSPALTAAEACCAPPALAEAARAADRTAADRAHLADRLAELTTVRVCGPAAGPFLLIHLPGAAATRTRLRELGFAVRRGDTFPGLGPDWLRIAVRDRATTDRFVIALAKAIAESDA; encoded by the coding sequence ATGTCCACTGATCCATCGGCGGGCCTGCCCACGAGCGGGTCCGCCGCCCCGGCCGCCGATGGCGTGTCCGCCGGGTTCGATCTGCGGCATCACGGGGACGCGGAGGTGCGGGGGGCCGATGCCGACCTGACGGATCTCGCGGTCAATGTCCGGGCCGGTACGCCTCCGGACTGGCTCAAGGCCCGTATCGCCGCCTCCCTCGACGGGCTGGCCGCCTATCCGGACGGGCGGGCGGCGCGGGAGGCGGTCGCCGCGTGCCATGGGCTTCCGGTCGGCCGGGTACTGCTGACGGCGGGAGCCGCGGAGGCGTTCGTCCTGCTCGCCCGTGCCATCGCGGCCCAACGGCCGGTGGTGGTGCATCCGCAGTTCACCGAACCGGAGGCGGCGCTGCGGGACGCGGGGCACACCGTGGAGCGTGTGATCCTCGATGAGCGCAGCGGCTTCCGGCTGGCCCCGGACGCGGTGCCGGAGGACGCCGATCTGGTGGTGATCGGAAACCCCACCAACCCCACATCCGTGCTGCACCCGGCCGATGCCCTGGCCGGTCTCGCCCGGCCGGGACGGACGCTGGTGGTGGACGAGGCATTCATGGACGCCGTCCCGGGCGAGCGCGAGTCGCTGGCGGACCGCACCGATGTGCCGGGGCTCGTGGTGCTGCGCAGCCTCACCAAGACCTGGGGTCTGGCGGGGCTGCGGATCGGCTATGTGCTGGCGGAACCGGACACCGTCACGGCGCTGGAGCGGGTCCAGCCCCTGTGGCCGGTGTCCAGCCCGGCCCTGACGGCGGCCGAGGCGTGCTGCGCCCCGCCCGCCCTCGCCGAGGCCGCGCGGGCCGCCGACCGTACGGCCGCCGACCGGGCCCATCTGGCCGACCGGCTGGCCGAGTTGACGACAGTGCGGGTGTGCGGCCCGGCGGCCGGGCCCTTTCTGCTGATCCATCTGCCGGGCGCGGCGGCGACCCGCACCCGGCTGCGCGAGCTGGGCTTCGCCGTCCGCCGCGGTGACACGTTCCCGGGCCTCGGCCCGGACTGGCTCCGGATCGCCGTCCGCGACCGCGCCACGACGGACCGCTTCGTCATCGCCCTGGCGAAGGCCATCGCCGAATCGGACGCCTGA
- a CDS encoding amidohydrolase, whose product MLHIKGRVLVGPDTGDAAGDVRDELWVVDGRITFERPAGARDIRLVEGWVLPGLVDAHCHVGLDAHGAVDDSTSEKQALTDRDAGALLLRDAGSPADTRWIDDREDLPRIIRAGRHIARTKRYIRNYAHEIEPEDLVAYVAAEARRGDGWVKLVGDWIDRETGDLGACWPRGAVEAAIAEAHRLGARVTAHCFAEESLAPLVEAGIDCIEHATGLTEETIPLFAERGVAIVPTLVNIATFPRLALGGEVRFPRWADHMRRLHARRYETVRAAYDAGIPIYTGTDAGGGLAHGLVGQEVAELVKAGIPARDALSAATWEARTWLGRPGLTEGASADLVVYDADPRADVRVLTTPRRVVLRGRVVG is encoded by the coding sequence GTGCTCCACATCAAGGGCCGGGTCCTGGTCGGACCGGACACCGGCGACGCTGCCGGGGACGTCCGGGACGAGCTGTGGGTGGTCGACGGCAGGATCACGTTCGAGCGGCCGGCCGGGGCCAGGGACATCCGGTTGGTCGAGGGCTGGGTGCTGCCCGGCCTCGTCGACGCCCACTGCCATGTCGGACTCGACGCCCATGGGGCGGTGGATGATTCGACGAGCGAGAAACAGGCGCTGACCGACCGCGACGCCGGGGCGCTGCTGCTGCGGGATGCCGGATCGCCGGCCGACACCCGCTGGATCGACGACCGCGAGGATCTGCCCCGCATCATCCGGGCCGGCCGCCATATCGCCCGCACCAAGCGGTACATCCGCAACTACGCGCATGAGATCGAGCCGGAGGACCTGGTCGCCTACGTGGCCGCGGAGGCGCGGCGCGGCGACGGCTGGGTCAAGCTGGTCGGCGACTGGATCGACCGGGAGACCGGCGACCTGGGCGCCTGCTGGCCGCGTGGCGCGGTCGAGGCGGCCATCGCGGAGGCGCACCGGCTGGGCGCGCGGGTCACGGCGCACTGTTTCGCCGAGGAGAGCCTCGCGCCGCTGGTCGAGGCGGGGATCGACTGCATCGAGCACGCCACCGGGCTCACCGAGGAGACCATCCCGCTGTTCGCCGAGCGGGGCGTGGCGATCGTCCCGACGCTGGTCAACATCGCCACGTTCCCCCGGCTGGCGCTGGGCGGCGAGGTGAGGTTCCCGCGCTGGGCCGACCATATGCGGCGACTGCACGCGCGCCGGTACGAGACGGTGCGGGCGGCCTACGACGCGGGCATCCCGATCTACACCGGCACCGACGCGGGCGGCGGCCTGGCCCATGGGCTGGTCGGGCAGGAGGTGGCCGAGCTGGTGAAGGCGGGCATCCCGGCGCGGGACGCGCTCTCGGCGGCGACCTGGGAGGCGCGGACCTGGCTCGGACGGCCGGGGCTCACCGAGGGGGCCTCCGCCGATCTCGTCGTCTACGACGCGGATCCGCGCGCCGATGTGCGGGTGCTGACGACGCCGCGGCGGGTGGTGCTGCGAGGCCGCGTGGTCGGCTGA
- a CDS encoding RNA polymerase subunit sigma-24, which translates to MNAPADDAAAAGTARAPGAPEDPAGLSAGARTRPHTGPQTDLQAQAAAQTDLQAQAAAQTDPQAHPTDPQAEFRDFFERHHAELARLAHLLLGSSDGADDLAADALVAVWHQWDRVRAADHPAAYARGVVANLARSRIRSLVRERRRVALFSSQRSDHVDDPDVSAVVDVQAALVRLPFRKRACVVLRHAFDLSERETARTLGISVGTVKSQTSRGIAELERLLGPPDGEGELPGTAEAEQTVRTLRSGNTGHTGPTRHSGHMGHAGHAGGGS; encoded by the coding sequence GTGAACGCTCCCGCCGATGACGCGGCCGCCGCGGGCACCGCGCGAGCGCCCGGCGCACCGGAGGACCCCGCTGGCTTATCGGCCGGCGCCCGGACCCGCCCGCACACCGGCCCACAGACGGACTTACAGGCCCAGGCCGCCGCACAGACGGACTTACAGGCCCAGGCCGCCGCACAGACCGACCCGCAGGCCCACCCCACCGACCCACAGGCCGAATTCCGGGACTTCTTCGAGCGGCACCACGCCGAACTGGCCCGCCTCGCCCATCTGTTGCTCGGCAGCTCCGACGGGGCGGACGACCTGGCGGCCGACGCGCTGGTGGCGGTCTGGCACCAGTGGGACCGGGTGCGGGCCGCCGACCATCCGGCCGCGTACGCCCGGGGTGTGGTCGCCAACCTGGCCCGCTCCCGGATCCGCAGTCTGGTGCGTGAGCGACGGCGGGTGGCGCTCTTCTCCTCGCAGCGCTCCGACCATGTGGACGACCCGGATGTGTCCGCCGTGGTGGATGTGCAGGCCGCGCTGGTCCGGCTGCCGTTCCGCAAGCGCGCATGTGTGGTGCTGCGGCACGCCTTCGACCTCTCCGAGCGGGAGACGGCCCGTACGCTGGGCATTTCGGTGGGCACGGTCAAGAGTCAGACCTCCCGCGGAATCGCCGAGCTGGAGCGGCTGCTCGGCCCTCCGGACGGCGAGGGCGAGCTGCCCGGGACAGCGGAGGCCGAGCAGACGGTACGAACGCTCCGCTCTGGGAACACAGGCCACACAGGACCCACGCGCCACTCGGGTCACATGGGCCACGCCGGGCATGCAGGAGGGGGCAGTTGA